Part of the Xiphophorus maculatus strain JP 163 A chromosome 3, X_maculatus-5.0-male, whole genome shotgun sequence genome, TGAGATTCTGTCTGCTCTGACATAAGCAGGACATCCCTACACTCTCATCATTGCTTAGTctgcatatatttaaataaattctagttaaaattcattcatagtgtCTTCACTTCTATCTGGGAACAAAGAAATCACAATAAGCTTCCAAAAACCATTTCAGTTTTCAGCCAAAATCTGATTCATGTTTATATCCCTGATTGTTTGCACTTGATGTTCagacattaaaatacaaatatataaatttggcgcaaaataaaaaaggcataTTTACCGtacatgcatgcatgcacacaaGAAGCTTGATTGATCTGTTATATGATCTTTGCAGTTGATGTGAGATAGTTCTCCCTTGCATAAGAAATCTGACTTCAATGGAGCAAATTTGggtaaatgaatgaatgaattaaaatcaatgttaaaataattcatttcttAACATAAAATTAACGAACAGAAGCTGTTTTATTAAAGGAACATCAACAAAAGTTTGAATTATCCTTTCATGTAAAGTTCATGTTTCTAAACTGCATTGACCCTTCATTCTTTCAATCCTGCATTTGCTTTAGGACCTCAGTTGTCCACGGCTCATTTAATTGTTACTTTTGTTGAATAAGTGGGTCTGTCGGAAGTGCACACGGTGCGGATTTAAACAGGCTGGACTTGAGTCAAACAGAGGTAGTTGCGAAGGGAAATGTGATACAGTAGTCGGTGGGTAATTGGGAGAATCCCCGGCCAGGGAGAGGAAAACAGTCGACTCGACACTCCGGTTGTCCACTATACCGCAGTCTGGTCCCGCCGCCCCATCCAACACGGAGAGCTGCAGCACTGCAAAGCCTGAGAGGAGGGAACGGGAGAGGAGCGAAGGGGAGGGGAGGGGTGCCGCACTGTCGTTGGGAGTCCAAGTGAGGAGACGCATTAttgcagctgaaacactttgcACGAACCAAAGTGCCGCACTTCCCCCCAAGACgcgcagagagaaaaaaaaagaggaggaggaggaggagacgggaGTCAACGAGAAACAGCTGGTTTCTCATCACTGCACTTTTCTTTCTCCCGATCTTGACATTTGTTTGTAGCTCTCAGAAGAGGAAACTACCCAACCTGCCAGCCAATCAGCGCTGCGTCCTCGATCAGCATCCAGGAGCAGCTCCAAACGCTCAGCGTCACTTGGAAGAGCCGGACGCAGCAGCCCCGCTGGGACCCGAACATCCATGGATTCATCTCTTGGCTGGATTATAATTTAGAAGCGCTCCTCTCTTCTTCAACTCGCGTTGCTCCCCATCTTTCTCCCCCAGCCACGCTGTGAGTTATTGCCCGACCTGAATACGTGGCTCGGTATTGCGGTACTTTTGCTGACGGCTTGCAGTATAAATGCATCGCTAGAAGATCCCCACTGCGCCAAGAAGACTCCCCGCCCTTTTCTGAAGCTACTTGAACCTCTTTACTAATTAAaacctcagattttttttctctggataAGTGCCTTCACTTcttttcagagatttttattattattattactttggTATCCTCCTTCTTCTCCCTCACTTCCACCGCTGAGTCAGTTCAAACAGCTGCATAGATGTGAGTATTAATGCGGATTCTCTTTTGCGTCCTTTTTTTacaacaatgcaaaaaaaaaaaaaaacaacataaaagctAATCCAGATAAATCTTTATTCAGCTCTTAATCATTTGCATGTGTTTTTGACCAAGATAGAATCAAAAtctgtgctgttttatttcactttgctgtgttttttgctGACGCATGTGAAAATTGTCGTCACATCTCTTAAATTATGTATGGAGTTGGGTTACTGCCACAGCTAATCCTTCAGGGATTTAAACCGAGTTGGTTTTATGATGTTGCATCCCAAAAATCATcttattaaactatttaaattagcattattttttgtttgcttgacTCAGAAGCGGAGTTATTGGAAACAAtgtgcaataataataataatgacatttatCTTCTTCTTGGGACCATTTGGAAATTTTCAAagattgtaatttatttatttatttatttatttattattccctGAGAAGCAGAGGCGCTCCTGAAGGGGGCGGATTCCCGGGAAGGCAACGACCAACCTTGTTAAATTGCTGACCATCCCCACTGGCTCTACAGACAtagtattatttattaatattaaaataaaattggagaaaacacatttcattgaATTTAagtatctatttatttatttctgtgtccTTCTGCCACCTTTAAATATATATCACTATTTTTCGGTTCTGCTCTCCCACCCACTTCCCTGTActtgtaaataataaatgacaacagcaaaataaaattccTGAAGTTCTgtcaaaatgtgactttttggtTTTGATGTCTCCCACAACAATATTAGTGGCCCCCATCTGACCTGCCCTATACAAACTTTCTGGAGCCGCCCCTGCTGAGCTGTGACTTTTATTCCCAGCAGCTCCCTCTCTTTGTGGAGTTTGTTTGATCAGTTTTTAATCTtgctcctgtttttttcttgccttcttatttttctgccttcccttttttcttctctctcttttcattAAGACGGTGTATCAAAGTTTACTACtagaaatcacattttctcttttgttcctCAACTAAACAAATCCTCAAGCTTTTTTTTCAGAtataaatttataatttattttacaacgTATTTTATAAGActgctccttttttaaaatccctctctctcttttttttttggtccactttttgagttattttgttaTGCAGTTGCCATTTTTCAGGgctttaaacatgaaaaacattacaTCTACTATACATTTAGGAAAACGTGACATTTCGTGcaaaatattgcatttattgCAGAAAATCCAAAAGCTCAAGTTCTTCTCCCTGATCCATGGGAGCTTAGCCAATTCATTTTACGGAGAGTTAAAACCGCTTAAACTGACCAATAATATTACAGGCATCCAGAGTTTTAACAcctaaaatgtaacatttctccATCTACTGCTTTGTGGTTCTGATATGGTGATGATTGTGGCTGAATGCGTTATAGAGCTCAATGTCTGTTGTTGTTCACTGTTCCATGAACTGAGCTGCTGACGGCATTCTGGCCTATTTTATGACTCAGATTTATTCTATGTACTTTAGTTGTTTTCTCAAAACTTTCTCTTGCATAAACCACACATCATTAATCTAACTGAAGAGGTAATAATCACGTTGATAATACATGAACTAAGCAGAAACATGGAAGGACTGGTGAAGATGAATGAAAGCTGTGATTGAAAATCTGAGCGATTAAagtaaatatagatttttcaAGCTCTTCAGATTCATTATGTGGCACCCACATCAGAATTGAATgatttaagtgtttatttttaatgcagtctttcttttgttttcaggtcTGCCCCAGATGCTGCTGCCCCTCCAGCTGCTGGACCTCCAGGCGCTCCTGGCGCCCCTGGTCCAGATGGAGCCCCGGGTGGAGCGCCTCCCGGCCCACCCAACACCAGCAGCAACCGCAGGCTTCAGCAGACACAGGCCCAAGTTGAGGAGGTGAGATAAACTAAGATCCCAAACCTGTGCAgcattactttcttttttaattcaactgaaatgttaaaagaaatttaaaaagcactCTATGTCTACTCTTTGTTATTATTGGTTCAGAGGAACCAATTTTCCTTCCTCCATCAACCGTTTAATCCTTTCTGTTTCTGCCAAATGCTGTCTCATTGCCGGCTCTAGGTGGTGGATATCATGAGGGTGAACGTGGACAAGGTTTTGGAAAGGGACCAGAAGCTTTCAGAGTTGGATGACAGAGCAGATGCTCTCCAGGCCGGAGCCTCCCAGTTCGAAAGCTGCGCAGCCAAGCTAAAAAACAAGTACTGGTGGAAGAATTGCAAGGTGGGCGCATTTAGGTGTCTCATCACAGAGAAACTACTAATGTCTGAGTCAAGCAAATGCCTGCAGGCATTCAGCGTTCTGTTTAGAGGAAGACATTATAATCTGTTAATGAGCTGCTGTTGAGGACGGCAATATTCAGggaaaaatggaagaaagaCGTTTGCTACTgaagagttttactgaaaactgGATAGATTACATAAGTaaaccataaaaaatacaaatagtgtattgtttttgttttattgagttGCTCAGGTGGTGTTTTGATCGGTTTTCAGTCAAATTACTAAAggattttgtcttattttcctttttaacagaTGATGATCATGATGGGCATCATTGGAGTCATTGTGGTTGGAATAATATTCTGTAAGTAcaatgttgctttgttttagtAATTTAAGTTTATGGGATAAGTtaaattttccctttttattttaaataacatactGTATCTTACTAAAGTACTAAACGTTTTTATAATTTCATGTTAGTCACACATTTCAATGaatttttattgggatttttgtgacagaccaacacaaagtagtgcttGATTGAGTAGCATCGGCAATTTACAGGGATAATCAGTCAGATCTATGGATACTGACAGGAAGCACATTTTCAttagagaacaaaacaaaacaactcatGAAACCAAAGTATTTAACTAGTTAAGTgaatataaaactgaaacactgagttcctaaAACCCCACCTGACTTGAGTTGCTTTTGACCAATAATCagtggaacattgaccaacatattttatatatattgattattttgatgatggtacttgacaaaatgtcatttttgctACTGGTTTCCCAGTTGGTGACTAAATGATGttttcatgactttttatttttgtgtttatattatgTAAAAACATCATTAGGAATGACAAACTGCCTCGTTTACTTGTAATGTACTTTATAAGTAAATGTGACTGAATGATACACgcaaatgaaaatggaaaaaaggcaaaaacttCACACCTTTAACGACTCGAGTCTTGGAGGAAGCAGTGAAGAGGCAAGAGAGAAAAACTGTTGACAGAGCAACTATGAGTAACACGCTCCACAAATCTTCTCTTTATGGAAAAGAAGAAAGCCATGTGAAGTCCTGTTTGCAATTTTTCAAAGCCATGTTGGGGTCACAGCAAACATGAACCTTTTAATCCACATGCAAAACACGTCAGGCGGAAAACAGACAGCTCATTTAACTAAACCGACCacagcagtggcagcatcatgctggaaGGACAGAGAAGCTGGTCGGAGTTGATGAGAAGGTGGATGGAAACAAACACTTGGAAATCCTGGATCACAACATGCTAAAAGCTACAAAAGACTTAAGACTGGGGCAAAGGTCCACTTTCTTCCAGAATAAAAATCCTAAACATTCAACCGGAGTTACTATGGAAATGTTTTGATCGAGGCATATTCATGCATTAGAagggcccagtcaaagtccagagctaaatccaactgagctgctgcaagatttaaaaatgaagctcAGAGAAGCTCTCCATCAATcaaactgagataaaaaaaaaatcagatataCCTCAAATATTTATAGCTTCAGCAAAAGATGGTTCTACAAGTATTAATTCAGACTcgcaaaacacattttacatttttatgtgtgaaGAAAATTGAAAAGCCATGTGTCATGTTCATGAGGTGATGCAGCTGTCCTCTCCAAAGgctctttctgcatggagtacTCAGATTTTCTCGTGTCCAGGATGTAACCTGCCTCTCATCAGGTTATACTGGACATACACACCGTCCCCCTCTGATCGTAGAGCTTAGacagtggatggatggacattcACATCACTTCACATCACTCTGCAGTGGTCtctcacatgaaatcccaattaTTGCAGTGTGTGACAACAGATTATATAAGTTACCGTACTGAAGTTGATGTGAATGAACtttaaagataaattattttaagtaaagCTTCTTCACCTTATTTTGCTTCCCTGATCAATTATCCATTAAACTAATGGCTACCTCTTTATCCTTCATTCGCAGTGTACTTCTTCTACTGAGCGCCTTCCATCATCACAGATGAACTCAAACCTAAGGAAAACATTACAGGGGAGAGGAAAAAATGAAGCGCCACTCCTCCCTTCTATCAGCCTTTCTCCTCTTCACACAGTCTTCCATTGAACCATCCTGCACCCAAACAGTCGTGTTCCTACGTATGTGTTTCTGCTCTCTTCGTGCCCCTTTCTCCACCTTCTTCCTTGCTGCTTTCTCTCAGTCTTCCTCCATGAGGTCTCACTCACTCTCTCCAGCCTCTGCACCTCATGCATTATTGAAGGTTGCAGCGGGCGGACGGAAAcagggaggagaaaaagaaagaagaagggAGAAAGCAAACAGAGCTCAGAGAAATATAAGTGAAGATTGAACAACAGTTTGCGGTCTTTCTACTCCAGATACGCCAACGCTTGATCatgaaatttttgttttaaagagaccTACATTTGTACATTGATACCGACATGCCAAACTAATACCCTCCTTTCATCATAAAGCTTGTTACTAACATGTTAGATTAGGACTCaaatcatttctgttgtttttccacgTGTGCAATTGTGATCCGCCACTCTGCAGCTTTTACCCAATAGGATTTCACCAGTAATTTATTCCATTTCCTGTTCAACTTTCTCTCACATAAGTCTCAAACTTCTGCAGGGATGATAAGAAAGGAGAAAtgcaaaaaagggaaaaaagtctCTGTGAAACGTTAAGCCAAAAAGAGGTGATTCAGGAAAAAGAAGTAGGAGTTTAGCAGCATATTTCCCTGCATAAATACATGCAACCTGAGTCATAACCTCCAGGCAGAAAGTGATGAGtcagttttgtgatttttctatCTTAGCTGATGGTAATAGAGTCATGTACACAGAAAGGCACATGAAGCAGCTACTGACAGACAATCTGCACGCCTAAAGGACCGGAGGAAGGCCTCCCCACTCTGAATGGACAGTCGCAGCCATAGACAGATGAATGTGTAGCGTCGCATTTTGAGCAACCTTCTGTTAAGAGCAGAGGAGTTGGAGTGTTTGTTGTTCTCAGAGAGCAGGAGAATGAGAGAGGACAGAATGAGGATCTCCCAGAGCCGCCAGGCTTCCCCCCCTTCACTCACATAAAACCAGACTCATCTGTCACCTGCAGTACGATAACAGCCAGTAAGAGGCATTCGTTTCTAACCTGCATGGCAAACAGTATCCATATTCGTGTGACCTGTGTATCTGCCATTTCTTAATCTTACTGCCGAttgtatattttctttccttagTGGTTTCAAGGACCTGTGTATAATGTCTTTCTGATCCGATACGTACTGCTTATGCAATGCGCAATGCAACAATGCTCACGAGTTTGCAAAAATGTGTCACTTgctttgaacagaaaaaaaaacataatcctcAAGGACTGCAACCAACCGCTACTGTAGTAAATCATTTTAGGAATCACATAGAGCTAATATAGGAGAACCACTGTATATACATCCAAGTTTATGCtcctgaaaatgtgtttatatcaATTCCTTTAGGTTTTAGGAGACTGTTCGTTATTCGTGGAACTCATTTTCCTTTCTCTGAACTGATTTTGAAAGTTGTGAAAAGagtaaatacaaagaaattcaTGAGAACAATGGAGTAATGCATAACTGTAGCACTAAGCTCTAATGATCTGCTGATATTGTGCAACAATATTAACAGGTGATCATCATACGAATAGAGAAGAGATTATGTTTTGTGAATTGAACATAGGATGAGATGCAAATgaatttagcaaaaacaaaaaaagtcaaatgcaTGTTTACCATTTTTGCTGAtgccaataaataaatcatgaacTGAACTGCATCAATCTGTTTTCTGACTCTCCTCATGATTCTTCTAAACAGAAAAGGCTAAAACTCACTGATCAGCCTTCACATGTGAAGTCAGtgagaaaaagctgaaaactgatCAGTGAGCTCCGGCCTCCTGCACATTTAAATCCATAAAGCCTGGACACGATGATAATTATGTTCAGTATTAATGTTTGCAGTTCTCAAAAGTAGTTCCTAGTAGTACTTGAAATAGTAATTTCAATTAGTagttatcaatcaatcaacttaTTGATaactacaaatatttttctgaaatgagtaAATTAGcaagttaagttttttttgtctcttagtaaatcattttaatctaCTTTCATACTCTACCCCAACTTTAACTCAAgttgtaaaacaaactaaaaaagcTCTTGATAAGGACAAACAGGCTTAATAATGTTGAGtcataaaagttttattttcaaagacaaaataaagtgaaaaaagtcaatgtaggacaaacaaaaagacagaaaaacaatgaacaGCTGCAGCATTTAAAACCACACCATCATAGTGGAAGAACCGTAATTCCTCCATTAATTCCTCCTGAAGTGCAAAGAaaagttgtaaataaaaaactccAATATTTCCTCAGTTTGTACCGCATCTTCCTCCTACTTGTAAttaattattgtattttgttcCCACAGTGACCTCCTTTGAAACTTAAATGAAGTGGCGTCAATCTCGATATTGTTAGCACTTTGTGgttcataatttaatgtttactgactgactgactttaAATAAAGCTACCGATTCACAGCctcatgcaaaaaatatttacttcttggttgaataaaattactttaaatctaTTTTGGTCAAAAGCATAAATAATTTATAGAGCAAAGCCACAATggagcttaaaaacaaaaccaaaagaaaccTCAAAGacataaaagattttaaaggtTAGACATTCATGTGCCTATAAACGCTATTAAAAGCCATCTAATTTCAAAGAGACTTACTGCaggctgctgtttttgttggatTTATACAGATATGAAGTTGAAGTTTAACCCCAGGAGAGATGTGAAATGTCAGATTATTCGTCCCGATTGGAAATCTATATTTGAGATTCAGATTGGTCTTCTGGTCAGacagaaataatgaaacttCAGTGGTTCACCtatgagaaaatgtgtttttcctgcTGAGATTATCAGTATATCACAgcaaaaagaaattcaagatcCAAGGTTGCTTGGTGCATCAtgacaagaaagaaaacaataaaaacgtACAGCAACTgtatgaaaatcattataaatgaatgtttcccacaaataaaatatttcaaattcagCAGACAACAGCTATAAGACCTGAACATGTTTAcccttacagaaaaaaaaatcattcaaggCTCAGCTTCAAGTTACGGTGACCAGAGAGTCACTTATTTCATGACCTGATAGAAGAAGAGAACAGTGACAACGAGGAACCCGAGAACCCACCAATAGGAATCTGTAGAGAGAATACACACAGTAAGAATTGTTTTAAAGACAGGagacaaatgtgcaaaaacataaaGGCTTTAATCAATGTTATTGAATTAGGTGGAAATTTACTGAGATATATAGTTTGATTCTTTGGAAATATGATCAAgtgacaaaaaagtaaagttttaatcTTGGAGAGAAGGtttgtgagtttttttcttgcactaAAACAATCCGAACAGCCTGTCAGAGAACTGACAGTTGTTTTATGCTTCTGTTtgacgttaaaaaaaaaaatttcatccTTAGATTAACAAGTTAATGAAATCACACAGCATTTTGTTCAAACGTTTTTCCTATTTGACAAAGAAACATACCTGGTTGGGCAGGTTCGACTACTATACTGATGTGGAGCGGATCGTCCAGAGCTGGGTGGGTCACCCTGCAGGTGATCTTGGTTCCTGGAGAAAAACTCGGGAGAATGGTTACATGGGAGGACAGGGTAAACGTCCCGTCCCCGTGCTGCCGATGACTGCTCAGAGAGCCCTGGTTCGGAAAGAGTTTTGGCTCCGTTTCCGTTGGAGGAAGGAAAAACCATTCCATCTGAAAGGCAAGGAATAAAGAGCAGAAAATTATGACCTGTAATCAGGCGACAGATCTTTTTTATTGGCTCACTTGGTGTTCGttgaagaacaaaatgcaacaaactgCTGGATGAAGAGgattgtgcatttttattagtTGTGCACTTGaaactaaagattttttttcttgatttataaaacataaagctgCTTCTGGTCAAGAAAAATCAaggtattttaaagaagatctttttttaagataatgaagtgtttttattcttcaatAGCATCATCttcaatcatcatcatcatcgtcatcaatCTGCCAAGTCAGTTTATATGACAAACTTTTTAAGGAAgcgatttttatttatttttattcattttgaagtgaaaaaaaaactgattagtTTCATTGAAAGTATgaggatttgttttttatccacAAACGTTCTGTTTTATGGTAAATTCATGATGAGGAACACAAGGGGGCGCCATACTTCCATCCAAGTATCTAATCGAGGTAGTCTGTCAAAACACAACTAATTATTATCAACTAATTAGCACcaagctttaaaatgaaaatattataattgcaccaactctcactggaaaaaaaaaacctaacctataaaatgtttacatttattctcTGGATTAAAGAAATCTCatatttgttccttttttaaaaatgcaaataatataTTCAGAACTTCTATTTTCCCTGAAGTAAAAATACTgcacacttaaaataatttgtccGCAGATTTCAATGTTgagcattgtttgtttttctttgtttggtcACACTGACGCTGGCATAGTCAGTGAAAGGTTAAATTAAGTTGTAGTTTCATCTCTGTGCAGGAGTTTTGTCCAATAATTAGGGATTTATTTGTGAGATTTTTCTATTGTTTCGAGCTGGGGGGAAAATAGCAGCGTTGGTGTATAATGTTTTACATCTATCTGAGTTACTTGATAAGACAACACAATAATAAATCTTTGAACagcaaaaaggaaattaaaattgaGCTTTTATCACTTCATTCtaatttgcatttaattattatCTCTCTGATAAAAGGAAACTTTAGGTTTTTTGCAGGTTATTTCAAAGGGTGCTAATATAGCAAATTTAATAATTACATCTAAAAACAGAGCTACTGACCTGTGCATCTAATGGATAGTATTTAGCACAATGACAGCTCAGTGTTTGTGGAGAATTTTTATTCAGAACCAGCTTCTCCTCCGACAGAGAAACCTGCGGCGGTTCTGGGGAGAAAATCAACAAGAGggaaaagttacaaaataatcaaaaaattgACTTTAATAGATGCTTAAAATAACAGTAAGATCAGAATAGAGGAAAAACCTACGAATGATATGGAGCTGAATGACCTGCTGGGCGTGGAAATGACCCAGATTGACGGTGCAGATGTAGGTTCCTTCATCGATGACCTTCAGCTGAGTCAGACTCATAGAGACGTTTCCCTCACTGAGGAGCAGAGCAGCGTCCACACTGGAGCCATTCCTCTCACCATGAACTGAGCACAGAAAATCAGACACAGATATGACAACTCTACAAAGTTATCCTCTCAGCGTTAAAGGGACAAACATGTATCTGGAGATTTAggtggaaataatttttttattttaacactgaatAACGTTTTTGTCTTCAAAACTCCCAGATCCTTCCTTTGCTGTGtcattatgaatgtttttttttttagtttgcagTAAGACTCAGAATTTATTTGTTATACCTTTATACAATATTCATTTATTGCCGCTATTTTGCATTTCTATTGAAAGTAAAAGCTTTAAGATTAGTTCAATATTATCCTGTGAGTCTACAGGAGTTCCTAGAagtcttttaacattttttgtctttgcgaAGAGTTGTGTGAGGTGATAGTAATAAATATTCAGGTAGATGCAATATGCTGCTTCACCACAACAAAATCTGCATGCATATCAGAAAACGTTTAAGATTTATGAATGCTAATATGTTTCTAGAAGCAGTGGACTGATTTCAATGCACAGACCAGCAAGGCAACATGCAATTAACTACGCCTTCTTGATATAAATTCATT contains:
- the LOC102237089 gene encoding vesicle-associated membrane protein 1, whose product is MSAPDAAAPPAAGPPGAPGAPGPDGAPGGAPPGPPNTSSNRRLQQTQAQVEEVVDIMRVNVDKVLERDQKLSELDDRADALQAGASQFESCAAKLKNKYWWKNCKMMIMMGIIGVIVVGIIFLYFFY